CTTTTGACCTGGTGCCGGTCGACCATGCGGCGCGGGCGGTGGCCGGGGCGGTGCGGCGGGGCGCCGAGGGCGTCCTGCACCACGCCAACCCGGTGCTCGTCACCTTCGCGCAGCTCGTCGACCAGCTGCGCGCGGCCGGGCACGACCTCGCCGAGATCGATCCGCAGAAGTGGGCCGACCTGGTCGCCGCCGATCCCGGGAACGCCGCGCATCCGCTGGTCGACGCCTTCCTCGCGGCGGCGCGCAGCGACGACCACGAGGTCTTCCTGCACCCCGACGACACCGACTGCCCGCCCGCCGACGCGGCTCTCATCACGACCTATCTCGACTTCTTCCAGCGCACCGGGTTCCTGCCCGATCCGTCGGGGTCGGGGCTCTTCTAGACGGTGACGACGACGGCGCCCCGCTTGCGGCCGGTGTCCACATAGCGGTGGGCGTCGGCGACCTGCTCCAGCGGGTAGCTGCGGTCGATCACCGCGCGCAGGCGGCCCGCCGCGGCGAGGCCGGTGAGGACGGCGAGGTCCTCGGCCATCACGGCGGGTGAGCGCAGCCCGGTGAAGGCGAGCACGACCCGCTTGCGGCCGAACCTCGGGGTCCAGAGCGTCTGGAGGAGCGCCGCGGGGGACGGAACGGTGGTGAGGTAGGCCCCGCCCGGCTTCAGCAGACCCCGGCACCTGGCGAAGGAACTCTTGCCGACCGCGTCGAAGACGACGTCGAAGCCGCCGCCGAGCCGGGTGAAGTCCTCCCGGGTGTGGTCGATCACCTCGTCGGCGCCGAGCGACCGGACCAGGTCGAGGTTGGTGGTGCTGCACACCGCGGTGACGCTCGCGCCGAAGTGCTTCGCGAGCTGCACCGCGGCGGTGCCGACCGCGCCGGAGGCACCGTTGATCAGGATGCGCTGGCCGTCGCGGAGGCGGCCGTGGTCGCGCAGGAAGGGCAGCGCCGTCAGGCCGCCGCCGATGAGCGCGGCGGCGTCGGCGTCACCGAGCCCATCGGGGGTCGGCACGACCGCGACCTGCGGCAGGAGGGCGTATTCGGCGTGCGTGCCGAACGCGGCACCGGTCGCGGCGAGGACCCGGTCGCCGACGGCGAAGCCGGTGACACCGGCGCCGAGCGCCGCGACCTCGCCCGCCAGGTCGCTGCCGAGGATCGGCTTGCGGGGTGAGAAAAGGCCGAAGACCATCCGGGAGTACGCCGGGTCGGCCTGCCGGGCAGCGCAGTCGGCGGGTCCGACCGTGCTGGCGCGGACCCGGATCAGCACCTCACCCGCGGCGGGCACCGGCGTCGGCACCTCGGCGAGGCGCAGGACGCCGGGTGTCCCGTAGGTGTCGTAGACGATCGCCCTCATGTTGCCGCCCTTACTGCCAGGAACCGGTGTCTAGAAAACTTGACATGGACCACGGTAAAGTAAAACTGACACCGTGTCAAAAATATCTAACATCAGCGCGGGGCGGCGCGGGAGGTGTCGACCTTCTACAGTCGGCGGCATGACGCTGAGCGAACGACCTCGGGCTGTCCGCGTCCTCGGCTGGTTGCTGATCGCGACGGGCGCCGTCGCGGCCGTGCAGCTCCTCGCCGGTGTCCTGGAGCTTCGCTACGTGCGGGCCAACGCGGCCCACGCGATCAGCCTCGCCTCGATCACCTCCGACGCCGAGCGGGCGGTCTCCAATCTCGACGCCGCCGCCCAGATCGCGATCTGGGTCGGCGCCCTCGGCGCCATCGCCTCCCTGGCGGCCTGGCTGCTCGTCCGCCGGGTCGACCCCTGGGCCCGCGTCGCCGCCTGGATCACGGCAGGGTCGGTCTTCTTCGGCCAGTTCGCCCTGATGGGGCAGGACTCCTCCATCGGGATCAGCCCGTTCGTCGATTCCACCCAGAACCAGGTGATCGAGGACCTCGTCAACTCGCTGATCGTGGCACCGGGCTACTTCCTGCTGATCTACCCCGCCGAGGTGGCCGGGCTGGTCCTCGGCGTCTGGATCGCCGTCCTCCTGCGCGGCGAGGACACCGTCGAATACCTGCGTTCCCGCACCGAGGCGGCGGCCGACCCCGACTGGGACGCGGTCCTCGCCGCGAGGCGTGCCGGCTCCGGGCGGAACGGCACCCGGTGACCACGATCTACAGGTGGCGGTGCCTCCGCGGGGTCGCCGCGGAGGCACCGTTTTTCCGGGGAGGGGTGGGTCAGGAGACCGTCAGCGACGTGTCGTCGATGACGAAGGAGGTCTGCAGGTAGGGGTCCTCCACGCCGGTGAAGAGCAGCGTGACGGTCTGGCCGGCGAAGGCCGACACGTTGAAGGTCCGCTGGACGTAGCCGGCGGCCTTGTCGAGGTTGGAGTAGGTCGCCAGGGTGGTTGAGCCGATCTTGACGGTCAGCTTGTCGTACTGGACGGTGGTGGTCGTCTCGGCGGTGTCGATGTGCAGCCAGAACGACAGGACGTAGCTGGAGCAGCCCGCCGGGATCGTCACCGTCTGCGACAGCGTGTCGGTGTGCGTGGTGCCGTAGCCGTCGAGCCAGGCGTTCCAGGTGCCGCCGTGGGTCGGCTCGCCGCTGGCGGCCCACTGGCCGATGACGCCCGTCGAGGCGGTCCAGACCGTGTTGCCCGATTCGAAGCCGGGGTTGCCGAGCTTCTGGCCGGGGCTGGAGCAGGTGCCGGTGCCGTTGACCACGAGGGTGTACGGCGTGGTGTGGGTGGCCGACGTACCGGTGCCGGTGACGGTCACCACGTAGCTGCCCGGCGGTGTCGAGGCGCTGGTGGCGATGGCGAGCGAGGAGCTGCCGCCGGTGGTGACGGAGGCCGGGCTGAAGGCGGCCGTGGCGCCGCTGGGCAGACCGGACGCCGTGAGGGCGATGGTCTGGGCGGAGCCGCTGGTCAGCGCGGTGCTGACGGTGGTCGTGACGGAGCCGCCCGGGTTGACCGAGCCGGACGTCGGCGAGACCGCGATGGAGAAGTCGTTGCCGGTGCCGGTGCAGGGGGCGTCAGAACCGGCGACGTTGACGGCGGTCCACGCGGCCTGGACGGCCTTGTACTCCGTGGTGCAGGTGCCGTGGAGGTCGGTCGCGGCACGCAGCGTGTAGGCGCGGGCGGTGTTGGCCGGCGTCGTGGTGTTGACATAGCTGGTGTTGGTGGTGAAGTAGAGGTCCAGGGCGCGGTACCAGATCTTCTCGGCCTTGGCGCGACCGATGCCGACCACGGCCGGAGCCGAGCCGCAGACCGGGCTGGTGCCGTAAGCGGTCGAGCCGGTGCCCTCGGCGAGGTCGAAGAAGAAGTGGTTGGCGACGCCCGAGGAGT
This portion of the Allocatelliglobosispora scoriae genome encodes:
- a CDS encoding NAD(P)-dependent alcohol dehydrogenase, whose protein sequence is MRAIVYDTYGTPGVLRLAEVPTPVPAAGEVLIRVRASTVGPADCAARQADPAYSRMVFGLFSPRKPILGSDLAGEVAALGAGVTGFAVGDRVLAATGAAFGTHAEYALLPQVAVVPTPDGLGDADAAALIGGGLTALPFLRDHGRLRDGQRILINGASGAVGTAAVQLAKHFGASVTAVCSTTNLDLVRSLGADEVIDHTREDFTRLGGGFDVVFDAVGKSSFARCRGLLKPGGAYLTTVPSPAALLQTLWTPRFGRKRVVLAFTGLRSPAVMAEDLAVLTGLAAAGRLRAVIDRSYPLEQVADAHRYVDTGRKRGAVVVTV